TGGATCGGGACCCTGTGCGTGGTCGCCGGCGCGGTCTGCTTCGTGATCGTCTCGCGCTTCTAGGCTTCTGGGACGGCTTACCGCCCGAGCAGCCCCGCGCTCACCACCGCCCGTCCGAACGGCTGGGCGAGCTCGGCCAGCCGCCGGCACCCCTCCTCGCCCAGCGCGGCGTAGGCGGGCAGGGCCAGCGCGTCGGTCCTGGCCTCGATGTGCGCGCGCAGCCGCCTGCCCGCCTCGGTAAGACCCGCGCCGGCCGATCCGCCGCCGGTCGGCCCTCCGCTGCTGGGTCCATCCTCGGTGACGTCCGCGAGCAGACCCCGGGAGCGCAGGGAGGTGGCCGCCGCCGTCCAGGCCTCCTCTGGCCACCCGCGCGTCGCCCTGAGGAAGATCTCGGGCACGTCGCCGCTCGCGGCGTGCAGCGCCAGCGCCTCCACGGGCGACAGGCCCTCCGAGACCAGCACGGCGACATGGCCGTCGCCCCTGAACTCCCTCAGCAGCGTCTGGGCGTGGAACAGGTCGCGCAGCGGCTCGCCCGGCCAGGGCAGCGAGGTGTGCGCGGCGAACAGCGGCCTGCCGTGCGGGTGCTCGGTCGCCGCCTCCGCCGCCCTTCTGGCCAGCGCGAGCGTCTCGTCCAGCGCCCCGGCGCGGTCGATGCCGCCCCTGCGCAGCGCCGCGTCGGCCGCCTCGAGCCTTGCGGCGAGCACCTTGGCGGGGGTGGTCGTCTCCCAGGCGGCTGGCAGCGCCCGCCGGACGAGAACGGGGTTGAAGTTGAAGAAGGTCGCGATGACCACCTCGGGTCCCGCCTCGCCGAAGGCGGCGGCCCTGGAGGCGAAGTAGCCGGACATCCCGGTCAGGCCCAGAGCGGCGTACCGCTCGCTCGCCTCGGGGACGAAGTAGATCATGCCGTGCACCGGCTCGAGGCGTCGCCAAGCGCGCCTCGCCACGTGGGGATCGACCATCGACGCTCTCCTCACTCCTGAACCAACCGGTCGGTATGGGAACCTACGGGCCGCTTTCTCCCTCGTCAATGGCTTGCGAGCGCCGGGGGCTGTGGCGGACACTCGGAAGAGAGCCGGAGGTGGTCCTCGTGCGAGATGGCTTTGACACGAAGGAGACGTGGCCGTTCGAATGCCAGTGCTGCTGGCATGTCTGGGAAGAGGAGTACTTCGTCAGACACATCACCGACGACCACGGCAACGAGGTGGAGGTCTGGCTGAGGTCGGGGCTGCCGGTGCAGCCGCCGAACTCCGATCGGAGCTGCCCGAAGTGCGGGTCGGTCCAGATCACCACGTTCCCCTCGGGATATCTGGCCAGGAGTGCCGAGCCCGTGGTGCCGGCCCCCAGGGAGGTCGCGCAGGACACGGGGCTGAAGTTCACGTGGCGGGCGCCGATCCTGTAGCCGGCGACGTGGGGGTGCGGCTCCGCCGTGGCGGAGCCGCACCCCTTCACCTGCTCAGGCCAGGCTGTCCAGCCAGGCCTGGTGCAGGCCGGCGAAGCGGCCCGACGAGGCGATGAGCTGCTCGGGCGAGCCGTCCTCGACGATCACGCTCTTGTCCATCACCAGCACCCTGTCGGCGATCTCCACCGTCGACAGGCGGTGCGCGATGATCAGCGCGGTCCTGTCGGCCAGGATCGTGCGCAGCGCCCGCTGGACCAGCCGCTCGCTCGGCACGTCGAGCGAGGAGGTGGCCTCGTCCAGGATGAGCACGGCGGGATCGGCCAGGAAGGCGCGGGCGAAGGCGACCAGCTGCCGCTGGCCCGCGGACATGCGGCCGCCGCGCTTGCCGACCTCGGTGTCGTAGCCCTCGGGCAGCGCCGAGACGAACTCGTGCGCGCCGATCGCCTGGGCCGCCTCGACGATCTCTCTGCGGGAGGCACCGGGCCGGCCGAAGCCGATGTTCTCCGCGACCGTGCCGGAGAACAGGAAGTTCTCCTGCGTCACCATCACCACGGCGCCGCGCAGGGTCGTCTCGTCGAGGTCGCGCAGGTCGACTCCGTCGAGCAGCACCCTGCCCTCGGTGGGGTCGTAGAAGCGAGCGATGAGCTTGGCGAGCGTGGTCTTGCCCGCGCCCGTCGCGCCCACGAGCGCCACGCTCTGACCCGCGGGGATGGCCAGGTCGAGCGGCGGCATGATCGGCATCTCGGGCACGTAGGCGAACGCGGTGCCCTCGAAGCGCACCTCGCCCCGCGCCCTGGGCAGCTCCGCGCCGCTCGGGGGCTCGGGGACCGAGGGCTCCTCCTCCAGCACGCCCGACAGCTTCTCCAGCGCAGCGCCCGCCGACTGCAGCGTGTTGTAGAACTGGCTGATCTCCTGCATCGGCTCGTAGAACTGCCGCAGGTAGAGCAGGAAGGCGGCCAGCACGCCGACCGTGACCTCGTCGTGGAAGGCCAGCCAGCCGCCGTAGATCAGCACACCGGCGATCGTGAGGTTGCCGATGAGCTTGATGCCCGGCATGAACAGCGCGATCAGCTGCATCGCGCGGGCGTTCGCGTCGCGGTAGTCGGCGTTGAGCTGGCCGAAGATCTCCTGGTTGCGCGGCTCGCGGCGGAAGGCCTGCACGGCCCTGATGCCGGTCATCGACTCCACGAAGTGGACGATGACCAGCGCGACCGTCTCCCT
This window of the Nonomuraea africana genome carries:
- a CDS encoding SCO6745 family protein, whose product is MVDPHVARRAWRRLEPVHGMIYFVPEASERYAALGLTGMSGYFASRAAAFGEAGPEVVIATFFNFNPVLVRRALPAAWETTTPAKVLAARLEAADAALRRGGIDRAGALDETLALARRAAEAATEHPHGRPLFAAHTSLPWPGEPLRDLFHAQTLLREFRGDGHVAVLVSEGLSPVEALALHAASGDVPEIFLRATRGWPEEAWTAAATSLRSRGLLADVTEDGPSSGGPTGGGSAGAGLTEAGRRLRAHIEARTDALALPAYAALGEEGCRRLAELAQPFGRAVVSAGLLGR
- a CDS encoding ABC transporter ATP-binding protein, which translates into the protein MTATTDWRGVASENKDDLPEKVSLLLRTRSRKLLTDLLSPHRKAIALLTAVIVCSSGAGLAIPYLVKVGIDSGIPPMARGEGAGTLLTVIAVILAAAITQALTRQAFLKLSGRIGQDILLELRRRVFDHFQRLSLAFHEKYTSGRVISRLTSDIEAIAELLQSGFDGLVTAVLTMFGTAALLLILDVHLGLVALVPLPILLLFTRWFRRQSAITYRRTRETVALVIVHFVESMTGIRAVQAFRREPRNQEIFGQLNADYRDANARAMQLIALFMPGIKLIGNLTIAGVLIYGGWLAFHDEVTVGVLAAFLLYLRQFYEPMQEISQFYNTLQSAGAALEKLSGVLEEEPSVPEPPSGAELPRARGEVRFEGTAFAYVPEMPIMPPLDLAIPAGQSVALVGATGAGKTTLAKLIARFYDPTEGRVLLDGVDLRDLDETTLRGAVVMVTQENFLFSGTVAENIGFGRPGASRREIVEAAQAIGAHEFVSALPEGYDTEVGKRGGRMSAGQRQLVAFARAFLADPAVLILDEATSSLDVPSERLVQRALRTILADRTALIIAHRLSTVEIADRVLVMDKSVIVEDGSPEQLIASSGRFAGLHQAWLDSLA